GACGCCTCGGCGGTGCCCAGGTCCCACACGCCGTTCGCCCGGGGCAGGTCGTCCCGCTCGTCGAAGTCGAGGACCTGCTCGTAGAACGCCACACCGCGGGCCGTGGAGGCCTCGTCGATGCCGCCGACCAGCTTCGGGTAGCGGCGCAGGTCGGAGAAGACCCGGCCGGTGAGGACGCGCTCGGGCGAGAAGACCAGGTGGAAGTCCTCGCCCGCACTCAGGCCGGAGCCCTCGGCCAGCATCGGCGCCCAGCGGGTACGGGTGGTGCCGACCGGCAGCGTGGTCTCGTACGAGACGAGGGTGCCCGGCTTCAGGCCCTTGGCGATCGCCTCGGTGGCCGAGTCCATCCAGCCGAAGTCCGGCACGCCCTCGGCGTCGACGAACAGCGGAACGACGACGACGACGGCCTCGGACTGCGCGACGGCCGCCGCGGTGTCCGTGGTCGCGCTGAGCAGTCCCGCGTCGACGGCCTCCTTGAGCTTGACGTCCAGCTCGTGTTCACCGGGGAACGGCTCCGTACCGGCGTTGACCAGCTCGACGACCTTCTCGTTGACGTCCGCGCCGATGACCCGGTGCCCCTTGGCGGCGAACTGCACCGCCAGCGGAAGCCCGATCTTGCCGAGCGCTACTACACAGATGTTCATGAGCGGTCGTTACTTCCTTTTCGAACCGTTCGGCTTCTTGGCACCGGTCGGCCGGAGGCCGACCGCCCGGAGTC
The sequence above is drawn from the Streptomyces sp. SAT1 genome and encodes:
- a CDS encoding nucleotide sugar dehydrogenase, which gives rise to MNICVVALGKIGLPLAVQFAAKGHRVIGADVNEKVVELVNAGTEPFPGEHELDVKLKEAVDAGLLSATTDTAAAVAQSEAVVVVVPLFVDAEGVPDFGWMDSATEAIAKGLKPGTLVSYETTLPVGTTRTRWAPMLAEGSGLSAGEDFHLVFSPERVLTGRVFSDLRRYPKLVGGIDEASTARGVAFYEQVLDFDERDDLPRANGVWDLGTAEASELAKLAETTYRDVNIGLANQFARFADGNGIDVKKVIEACNSQPYSHIHQPGIAVGGHCIPIYPRMYLWNDPSATVVRSAREANAAMPEYAVDLLAAAYGDLTGVHVLVLGAAYRGGVKETAFSGVFPTVEALKARGAVPFVSDPMYTAEELAAHGLAPHQGEKVTAAILQADHAEYRSLTPADLPDVTVLVDGRRTTDPEAWKGVRRVVIGG